The Vicia villosa cultivar HV-30 ecotype Madison, WI linkage group LG1, Vvil1.0, whole genome shotgun sequence genome includes a region encoding these proteins:
- the LOC131637628 gene encoding nudix hydrolase 14, chloroplastic, producing the protein MAVTVLRTISTSLQILNPLRAPNLISKNKKGFFCKMSTESPSLTHSITLPSKQSQPVQILAAPGVSSSDFWSAIDSSLFKQWLHNLQTENGILANGTMTLNQVLIQGVDMFRKRIGFLKFKAEIFDKETGNKVPGIVFARGPAVAMLILLESEGETYVVLTEQARVPVGRIILELPAGMLDDDKGDIVGTAVREVEEETGINLNVEDMVDLTAFLDSSTGCTVFPSPGGCDEEISIFLCRKHVDKEVITHLQGKETGLREHGELIKARVVPYKNLWRTTADCKVLVAVALLEMAKKEGLLPSLAT; encoded by the exons ATGGCTGTGACTGTTCTTCGCACTATATCCACTTCATTGCAAATTCTAAATCCGCTTCGCGCTCCCAATTTGATTTCCAAGAACAAAAAGGGTTTCTTCTGCAAAATGTCAACCGAGTCACCGTCACTGACTCACTCTATCACGCTGCCGAGTAAACAGTCCCAACCCGTTCAAATTCTCGCCGCTCCCGGTGTCTCCTCTTCTGATTTCTG GAGTGCTATTGATTCCTCTTTATTCAAGCAGTGGTTGCATAACTTGCAAACAGAGAATGGTATTCTAGCCAATGGTACAATGACTCTCAATCAAGTTCTAATTCAG GGAGTAGACATGTTTCGGAAGCGCATTGGATTTCTCAAGTTCAAAGCCGAGATTTTTGACAAAGAAACAGGGAATAAG GTTCCAGGTATTGTATTTGCAAGAGGACCAGCTGTGGCTATGCTGATACTTCTGGAATCAGAGGGCGAGACTTATGTTGTTCTTACCGAACAG GCAAGAGTTCCCGTTGGAAGAATTATTTTGGAATTGCCCGCTGGAATGTTGGACGATGACAAGGGTGATATTGTAGGCACAGCAGTTCGGGAG GTTGAAGAAGAGACAGGCATCAATTTGAATGTAGAAGACATGGTTGACCTCACTGCTTTCCTGGACTCTTCAACTGGATGCACAGTTTTCCCATCTCCT GGAGGATGTGACGAAGAGATCAGTATCTTTCTGTGCAGAAAGCATGTTGATAAAGAGGTTATCACGCATCTACAGGGTAAAGAGACTGGACTCCGCGAACATGGGGAGCTGATTAAGGCGCGTGTGGTACCATACAAGAATCTTTGGCGCACTACAGCAGATTGCAAGGTTCTGGTGGCTGTTGCACTATTAGAAATGGCAAAGAAAGAAGGGTTATTGCCGTCTTTGGCAACCTAA
- the LOC131637621 gene encoding copper chaperone for superoxide dismutase, chloroplastic/cytosolic: MASFLRPVVVATTTATAVASLAFSTSSFSHSHHPPNTALSSNPKSNKPSRLVKTFATSPSPLVMDHNLSSHIDHHVLPELLTEYMVDMSCEGCVSAVKNKLQTIDGIKNVEVDLSNQVVRILGSTPVKVMTEALEQTGRKARLIGQGVPEDFLISAAVSEFKGPDIFGVVRLAQVNMELARIEANFSGLSPGKHSWSINEFGDLTRGAASTGKVFDPPNKENTKEPLGDLGTLDANEKGEAFYTGIKEKLRVADLIGRAIVVHATEDKSVPGIAAAVVARSAAVGENYKKLCTCDGTTIWEATDTDFVTSKF, encoded by the exons ATGGCATCATTTCTAAGGCCAGTAGTAGTCGCAACAACAACAGCAACCGCCGTTGCATCTTTAGCTTTTTCTACTTCTTCCTTCTCTCATTCACACCATCCCCCAAACACCGCCTTATCTTCAAATCCCAAATCCAATAAACCCTCACGCCTCGTCAAAACCTTCGCTACCTCCCCTTCACCTCTCGTAATGGACCACAACCTCTCTTCTCACATCGATCATCATGTTTTGCCAGAGTTACTC ACGGAGTATATGGTGGATATGAGTTGCGAAGGTTGTGTTAGTGCGGTTAAAAATAAGCTGCAAACAATTGATG GAATCAAGAACGTGGAGGTGGATTTGAGCAATCAGGTTGTTAGGATTCTTGGTTCAACGCCAGTAAAAGTCATGACTGAAGCTCTGGAGCAGACTGGTAGAAAAGCTCGGTTAATTGGACAAGGAGTGCCGGAAG ACTTCTTAATATCTGCTGCTGTTTCCGAATTCAAAGGGCCAGATATTTTTGGTGTTGTTCGCCTGGCTCAAGTAAATATGGAACTAGCTAGAATTGAAGCAAACTTCAGTGGGCTGTCACCAGGAAAGCATTCTTGGTCTATTAATGAGTTTGGTGATCTAACTAGAGGTGCAGCAAGCACTGGTAAAGTGTTTGATCCGCCCAACAAGGAAAACACTAAAGAG CCACTGGGCGACCTGGGAACACTAGATGCTAATGAAAAGGGTGAGGCCTTCTACACTGGGATCAAAGAAAAGCTGAGGGTGGCTGATCTTATTGGACGAGCTATTGTGGTACATGCTACTGAAGATAAATCAGTACCTGGTATAGCAGCTGCAGTGGTTGCTAGAAGTGCAGCAGTGGGTGAGAACTACAAAAAACTCTGTACCTGTGATGGCACCACCATATGGGAGGCAACTGACACAGATTTTGTAACTAGCAAGTTCTGA